The region TGAACTATTCCATGGGATTACCTAGAACTCAAGAATTATTATGAATCAAGGTCCTTATAATCGACGACCATCGCCTCGTAGGAGATCAGATTTGGCGAGAAGACAAGAAGGAAACAGATTTAACTATAGAAAAGATTCAAATGTTAGAGACCAATATGAATCAAGAGGAAGTCGATTTAAATCGTCAGGTCCCTCGGATGGAGGAGGAGGTGGTGGTATAAAAATCAACTCCAATTCAATTGCTATTTTGGCTGGAGTATTGGTAATTGGTGTTGGCATAGGAAGCCTTATTACAAGCACAACGTCAGGTGGTCAAGGAAACATTGCAAGTCAGCAACAACTGGATATGGCGGTTCCTGATCCCGACTTTTGTAGGCAATACGGTGCAAGTGCCTTTGTTATCGATATTGAAATGTACACGACCTTGAATCCCTCTACAAGCTTTGTTACGCAACCTGCTCTTCAACCAGGTTGCGTTATTAGAAGAGAAAATTGGACGGTTTTGCAAAAACAAGGAGCCATTAATAATGAAGATGTTAGAGAGTGCAAACAGAGAATGAATACATTTGCTTATATAGGTTCTATTAGGGACCAACCAATTGTTCGTTGTGTTTATCAAGCGGATGTCAACGAAAATAAATTTATAATCAAAGGTGCTGAAGAAGATGCAGTTGGTATCAATAAAGAAGCCATACAGTTTTAATTTTTAGCATTAAACAGCGGAGAAAATGAACTAGCAAATAAAGGTAAGATATCTTTTGTAAATGCTTCGGCAGCTCTAGATGAATATCTGCCAGGATTAGTGATTACTTTGAGTTCTCTTTTTACTTCTAGATCTGCAACAATTGGCCTGTGAATACTTCCTCCTGAAAGTTCCCTTTCAATTGAGACAACTGGGAGGAAAGCAGCTCCTAGATCAGATTGAACAGCATTTTTTATAGCTTCAAGAGAATTTAATTCCATCTCTATATGTAATCTTTGGACGTCTAGGCCTGAGGAAGATAAAAGTTTATCTAAGACTTTTCTTGTGGTTGATTGATTGTCTAAAGTAATAAATCTTAGACTATATAAATCTTCTTTTTTGAGCTCTTTTGACTTTGCTAATGGATGCTTAGTAGGTAAGACAAGAGCTAACTCATCAGTTGCAAATGGAATTACTTGTAATGATTCATTTAGTTCTAATGGAAGTTGGCCACCGATAATAGCAATATCTATTTGCCCATTCGCAACACTCCATCCTGTCCTTCTAGTGCTATGAATTTGAAGTTGAACTGAAACCTCAGGAAACTTTTGTCTGAAGAGCCCAATCATCCTTGGCATCAAATAAGTACCAGTGGTTTGACTAGCTCCAATAATTATGGATCCTCCTTTGAGATTATTTAAATCTTCAATGGCTTTGCAAGTCTCTTGGCACTCTCCTAAGATTTTCTCACAGTAATTTAATAGCAGCTTTCCCGCTTCAGTTAGTTGAGCTTTTCTGCCACCTCTGTCAAATATGGCAATTTCTAGTTGTTTTTCAAGGTTTTGAACTTGTAAACTCACAGCCGGTTGTGTAACAAAGAGGCTGTCAGCAGCTTTTTTAAAGCTTCCCTCATCAACAATTGCTTTGAGGATTCTTAGTTGATCAAGAGTGAATGGGATCTCGGCCATGGTGGCAGGCCTTCATGGCAGTTATTAAAATAAAATGTAGGGAAAAACAACTCCAACTGTTGATCCGGTAAGGATCTAATAATTTATCAAGAGACATCTTATAGAAATAATGACATTTTCAGATACTCATGGTTCAAGTTTCTGGATGATATTACTTTTATTTTTTTTTGCGGTTATTCATAGTGGTGGAGCAGCTTTAAGGGTGAAGGCGGAGAGTGTAATTGGTGCAAGAGCATGGAGATTGATCTTTGCTCTTGCCAGTATTCCCTCAGCTGTGATTTTGGTTGGTTATTTTATTTCTCATCGTTACGATGGAGTTAGGTTTTGGAATTTTCAAGGAGCTAGCGGACTTATTCCTTTGATTTGGATTTTAAGTGCAATAAGTTTTCTTTTTTTATATCCAGCTACGTATAACCTTTTAGAAATTCCTGCTGTCCTAAAGCCCAAAGTAAGAATATATGCAACAGGGATTATTAGAGTCACTCGCCATCCCCAGGCAATTGGTCAAATTATTTGGTGTTTTGCCCATTTACTTTGGATAGGTACAAGTTTTACTCTTGTTACTTGCTTGGGATTGATTGCACATCATTTGTTTGCTATTTGGCATGGTGATAGAAGACTTACTCTCAAATTCGGAAAAGAATTTGAGGAAGTGAAGCAAAAAACATCAATTATCCCATTCTTGGCTGTGTTGGATGGACGACAAAAATTACAAATAAAAGAATTTCTTAGGCCCTCTCAAATGGGGATTCTAATTGCAGTGATTTTTTTCTGGTGGTCCCATAAATTTATTTCTGTTGGAGCTCAGAGATTTCTCTCTTTTGATTTAACTGAATTACTAGCAAGAATTGCTTAAACTTATTTCAATATGATTTAGCTGGATGCATTCGGCGGCAGATTTTGCTTGGTTAATTCCACTTCTTCCTCTTTGTGGGGCAGTTTTGATTGGTTTGGGATTAATTAGCTTTAATGATCTTTTTAATCGTTCACGGAAACCCGTAGCAATAACCCTCTTAAGTTGTTTAGGTGCTTCGGCATTTATCAGCTATGCAGTTTTAGCTGAGCAAATCTCAGGCAATCCTCCAGTTGAACACTTGTTTATTTGGGCAAGTGCAGGATCTTTTGAGTTGCCAATGGGATATGTGATTGATCCTTTAGCGGCAGTCATGCTCACTCTAGTAACTTCAATTGCTTTCTTGGTGATGATTTACTCCCATGGTTATATGGCACATGATCCTGGGTATGTTCGTTTTTTTACTTATTTAGCCTTATTCAGCAGTTCAATGCTTGGACTAATTGTTAGTCCAAATTTGCTTGAAATATATGTTTTTTGGGAATTGGTTGGAATGTGTTCTTACTTACTAGTTGGCTTTTGGTATGACAGAGATGGTGCTGCACATGCAGCTCAAAAGGCTTTTATAGTCAATAGAGTGGGAGATTTTGGGTTATTGCTTGGTATTTTGGGTCTTTTTTGGGCAACTGGTAGTTTTGATTTTCATGGAATCGCAGATGGGTTATCAGAGGCGGTTAGTTCTGGGACAGTTCCAGTTTGGGCAGCTTTAACTCTTTGCGTTCTTGTTTTTATGGGGCCAATGGCAAAGTCTGCACAATTTCCCTTACATGTTTGGTTACCTGACGCAATGGAAGGCCCAACTCCCATTTCTGCCCTAATTCATGCAGCAACAATGGTTGCAGCGGGAGTGTTTTTAGTGGCAAGGCTTGATCCTTTGTTTAGCCAGTTCCCTTTTGTTGGATTATTAATTGCAATTATTGGAACAGTCACTTGTTTCCTAGGGGCATCTATAGCTTTGACACAAATGGATTTGAAAAAAGGATTGGCTTACAGCACAGTTTCTCAACTTGGATACATGATGCTTGCAATGGGCTGTGGCGCACCAATTGCAGGAATGTTCCATCTTGTTACTCATGCTTGTTTTAAGGCTATGTTATTTCTTGGCTCAGGTTCAGTTATCCATGCCATGGAGGAGGTGGTTGGTCATGAACCAATACTTGCTCAAGACATGCGATTAATGGGAGGCCTTCGTAAAAAAATGCCTATCACAGCAATAACTTTTTTCATTGGTTGTATTGCTATCAGTGGCATTCCACCTTTAGCAGGTTTTTGGAGTAAAGATGAAATTCTTGGTCAAGCCTTTAATAGTTTTCCAATACTTTGGTTCATTGGTTTCTTAACCGCAGGAATGACAGCTTTTTACATGTTTAGACTTTATTTTCTAACTTTTGAAGGAGACTTCCGAGGCGAAAATCAAGAGATGCAGGTCTCTTTGCTTGCTTTAGCAGGTAAAGAAAAAGATGAAGATCATGAAAATCATGAAGTTGGCAAGATACATGAATCTGCTTGGCCCATGACATTCCCATTGGCAGCTTTGGCAATACCGTCTGTTTTAATTGGATTTATAGGAGTGCCTTGGGACAGCATTTTCGCAAACTTTCTAGATCCCATTGAGGCTGTTGAAGCTGCAGAAAAGTTTAGTTGGGGAGAATTTCTTCCACTTGCAACTGCATCTGTAGTTATCTCATCTGCTGGGATATTATTGGCGGTTTTAACTTATTATTTGAAACGACTTGATCTTGGTGTTTCTCTATCCAAGAAGTACCCTCAAATAAATTCATTTCTTCAGAACAAATGGTACCTAGATGAAATCAATGAAAAAATCTTTGTAAAAGGTAGTAGAAAGCTTGCAAGAGAAGTACTAGAAGTAGATGCAAAAGTAGTTGATGGAGTAGTCAATCTGACTGGATTATTAACTCTTGGTAGTGGAGAAGGACTCAAATATTTTGAGACAGGCAGAGCTCAGTTTTACGCATTGATTGTTTTTGGAGGAGTGATTGTTCTCGTTGCGCTTTTTGGAATTGTAGGAGCATAATTTACATAATTTTTTTAGGTGTGTGTTTCATCCCCTATCTAGAGGGTGCCAATAATCTCATAATTTCTAAACTCAAAAAGTGGTGATTAATTTCGAGTCTTGGAATTCGCTCTAAATACAAGTTTCAGCCTAGGAACAATGCTTATACCTGAGCCAATTCCAGCCGATTTCCCCTGGTTAAGTTTATCTATATTTTTTCCCATTGTTGGGGCATTAATTGTTCCTTTTATTCCAGATAAAGGGGATGGAAAAGAAGTTCGATGGTATGCACTAATAATTGCTTTAATTACTTTTCTAATTACAGTCATTGCTTACTTCAAAGGTTTTAATCCAAGTCAAGAAGGTTTGCAATTATATGAAAAAGTTAGTTGGCTCCCATCTCTTGGATTGACTTGGTCTGTTGGCGCAGATGGATTGTCAATGCCATTGATATTGCTTACAAGTTTCATAACTTCTCTTGCAGTTTTGGCAGCGTGGCCAGTTAGCTATAAACCAAAATTATTTTTCTTTTTAATTCTCGCCATGGATGGCGGCCAGATAGCTGTATTTGCTGTTCAAGATATGTTGCTATTCTTTCTGGCTTGGGAATTGGAGTTGTTTCCTGTGTATTTATTCCTTGCAATTTGGGGTGGTAAGAAAAGGCAATATGCGGCGACCAAATTTATTATCTACACAGCAGGCAGCTCGTTATTTATTCTCCTTGCTGGACTTGCAATGGGTTTCTTTCAAGGTGGCGGGATACCAGATTTCGGTTATACACATTTAGCTCAGCAAAATTTTGGTAAGGGGTTTCAATTGCTTTGTTATTCAGGATTGCTAATAGCTTTTGGGGTCAAACTTCCTATAGTTCCTCTTCATACTTGGTTGCCAGACGCGCACGGAGAGGCCACAGCTCCCGTACATATGCTCTTAGCAGGCATACTTTTAAAGATGGGTGGATATGCCCTCCTTAGATTTAACGCACAATTACTGCCTGATGCTCATGCTCAATTTGCACCATTGTTAATTGTTCTGGGAGTAGTAAATATTATTTATGCAGCTTTAACTTCTTTTGCTCAAAGAAATTTAAAAAGGAAAATTGCTTATAGCTCAATAAGTCATATGGGTTTCGTTTTGATAGGTATTGGAAGCTTTAGTTCTCTAGGAACTAGTGGAGCGATGTTGCAAATGGTGAGCCACGGTTTAATAGGAGCAAGTTTGTTTTTCCTTGTTGGTGCAACTTACGACAGGACTCACACTCTTCAATTAGATGAGATGGGTGGTATTGGCCAAAACATGAGGATTATGTTTGCTTTATGGACTGCATGTGCTTTTGCTTCTCTGGCTTTACCTGGAATGAGTGGATTTATCTCAGAATTAATGGTCTTTGTTGGATTTGTAACTGATGAAATTTATACACTCCCTTTTAGAATTGTTGTTGCTGCATTAGCTGCAATAGGAGTCATTTTGACACCTATATATTTATTGTCGATGCTCAGAGAAATTTTCTTCGGGAAAGAGAATGCGAAGTTAATATCAAAAGCAAAATTGGTAGATGCAGAACCTAGGGAAATTTATATAATTGCTTGTTTATTAGTTCCTATTATTGGAATTGGTTTGTATCCAAAAATTATGACTGATACTTATATGTCATCAATTGATGGTTTGGTTAAAAGAGATTTGTTAGCCGTTGAAAGAATTAGAAGTGATCAAGCAACAATTATTAGTAATACAAATTTATCCATTGGGGCTATTGAAGCCCCTATTTTTGATTGAAAATTATTTAACCTGGCATTCCATCCAATATAGAGATAACTTGCTTTTAGACTCATATTCCTAATTGCCAGTTGATCTTTTAACTCAAAATTCTGATTCTGGCGCGAGACTTGCTATTCGTTTATTGCAAGATGCTGCTCAAAGAGGAGATATTGACCCTTGGGATGTGGATGTTATTCCAGTTGTAGATGGTTTTTTGGATCAACTTAAGCAGCGTATTGAAATTCCAAAAAAGATTTCACAACATTTCAGTCAGAATGGAGGAAGTTATGAGGTTGATCTCGCTCAGAGTAGTGAGGCCTTTTTAGCTGCTTCTGTCTTAGTTGGTTTAAAGGCGGAGGTGCTTGAGGCTGAAATGTTCTTGTTTGATAAGGAAGTTGAAGATGATTCAGACTTTGATTTTGGCGAACAGGGTTGGCTAGATGACAGTTTTCAATTACCTCTTCGACCAGAGAGACATCTTTTTAGAAGGCCAGTTGCACCTCCCCCATTTAGAAGGCCAGTTACTCTTGGAGAATTAATAAATCAGCTTGAGACAATCGCAGAGTCTTTAAAAAATGATGAGTTGCAAAACCGTAGAAAGTTACGACAAAAGAAATTAAGTAATAGGGAGGTTATTGCTCAAGTTTCATCTCTGGCTCATAGAGAAAAATTACCTGAAACAACTGCTGCTCTAGCGATTTTCATAAATAATTGGGAGCAAGCTTTGAATTGGGTAGATTTTGAATTATTAGTAGAGAGATGGAAAGAAAATTCTGCATCAGACGATTTGGATACAGATAGAGTAGGAGTCTTTTGGGCTTTATTGTTTTTATGCTCTCAAGGCAAGGTGGAGATTGATCAAGAAGGTTCATTGTTCTCTCCCATAACTCTAAAGAGGCTTTTGGAACCAGGAATGGTTGCTCAACTTCCCCTCGCTTCTTTAGGAGTGACAGATGGCTCGCCGGCTGCTGCTTAGCACTTTTTGGAGCTAGCATTCTATGTTGGCCTTGTACAGCTTAGGTTAAACCGCCTATGAAGGCGATGATCCTGGCGGCTGGGAAAGGAACCCGAGTTCAGCCGATCACCCATGTGATTCCAAAGCCAATGATTCCTATCCTTCAGAAACCTGTAATGGAGTTTCTTTTGGAACTTCTTAAGGAGCATGGTTTTACTGAGGTTATGGTTAATGTTTCCCATTTGGCAGAAGAGATAGAGAATTATTTTCGAGATGGACAAAGATTTGGAGTTGAAATTGCATACAGTTTTGAGGGACGTATTGAAGACGGAGAATTAATTGGAGATGCACTTGGGTCAGCAGGCGGGCTGAAGAAAATTCAAGATTTTCAAAAGTTTTTTGATGACACTTTTGTTGTCTTGTGTGGAGATGCACTAATTGATTTGGATTTATCTGAAGCTGTAAGAAGACATAAAGAGAAAGGGGCTTTAGCTAGTTTGATAACTAAACGTGTATCCAAAGATCAAGTAAGTAGTTATGGCGTTGTTGTAACTGACGAAGAAGATCGAGTTCAAGCTTTTCAAGA is a window of Prochlorococcus marinus str. MIT 0917 DNA encoding:
- a CDS encoding NAD(P)H-quinone oxidoreductase subunit 5; the protein is MHSAADFAWLIPLLPLCGAVLIGLGLISFNDLFNRSRKPVAITLLSCLGASAFISYAVLAEQISGNPPVEHLFIWASAGSFELPMGYVIDPLAAVMLTLVTSIAFLVMIYSHGYMAHDPGYVRFFTYLALFSSSMLGLIVSPNLLEIYVFWELVGMCSYLLVGFWYDRDGAAHAAQKAFIVNRVGDFGLLLGILGLFWATGSFDFHGIADGLSEAVSSGTVPVWAALTLCVLVFMGPMAKSAQFPLHVWLPDAMEGPTPISALIHAATMVAAGVFLVARLDPLFSQFPFVGLLIAIIGTVTCFLGASIALTQMDLKKGLAYSTVSQLGYMMLAMGCGAPIAGMFHLVTHACFKAMLFLGSGSVIHAMEEVVGHEPILAQDMRLMGGLRKKMPITAITFFIGCIAISGIPPLAGFWSKDEILGQAFNSFPILWFIGFLTAGMTAFYMFRLYFLTFEGDFRGENQEMQVSLLALAGKEKDEDHENHEVGKIHESAWPMTFPLAALAIPSVLIGFIGVPWDSIFANFLDPIEAVEAAEKFSWGEFLPLATASVVISSAGILLAVLTYYLKRLDLGVSLSKKYPQINSFLQNKWYLDEINEKIFVKGSRKLAREVLEVDAKVVDGVVNLTGLLTLGSGEGLKYFETGRAQFYALIVFGGVIVLVALFGIVGA
- a CDS encoding segregation/condensation protein A — protein: MPVDLLTQNSDSGARLAIRLLQDAAQRGDIDPWDVDVIPVVDGFLDQLKQRIEIPKKISQHFSQNGGSYEVDLAQSSEAFLAASVLVGLKAEVLEAEMFLFDKEVEDDSDFDFGEQGWLDDSFQLPLRPERHLFRRPVAPPPFRRPVTLGELINQLETIAESLKNDELQNRRKLRQKKLSNREVIAQVSSLAHREKLPETTAALAIFINNWEQALNWVDFELLVERWKENSASDDLDTDRVGVFWALLFLCSQGKVEIDQEGSLFSPITLKRLLEPGMVAQLPLASLGVTDGSPAAA
- a CDS encoding NAD(P)H-quinone oxidoreductase subunit 4 — its product is MLIPEPIPADFPWLSLSIFFPIVGALIVPFIPDKGDGKEVRWYALIIALITFLITVIAYFKGFNPSQEGLQLYEKVSWLPSLGLTWSVGADGLSMPLILLTSFITSLAVLAAWPVSYKPKLFFFLILAMDGGQIAVFAVQDMLLFFLAWELELFPVYLFLAIWGGKKRQYAATKFIIYTAGSSLFILLAGLAMGFFQGGGIPDFGYTHLAQQNFGKGFQLLCYSGLLIAFGVKLPIVPLHTWLPDAHGEATAPVHMLLAGILLKMGGYALLRFNAQLLPDAHAQFAPLLIVLGVVNIIYAALTSFAQRNLKRKIAYSSISHMGFVLIGIGSFSSLGTSGAMLQMVSHGLIGASLFFLVGATYDRTHTLQLDEMGGIGQNMRIMFALWTACAFASLALPGMSGFISELMVFVGFVTDEIYTLPFRIVVAALAAIGVILTPIYLLSMLREIFFGKENAKLISKAKLVDAEPREIYIIACLLVPIIGIGLYPKIMTDTYMSSIDGLVKRDLLAVERIRSDQATIISNTNLSIGAIEAPIFD
- a CDS encoding LysR family transcriptional regulator, whose translation is MAEIPFTLDQLRILKAIVDEGSFKKAADSLFVTQPAVSLQVQNLEKQLEIAIFDRGGRKAQLTEAGKLLLNYCEKILGECQETCKAIEDLNNLKGGSIIIGASQTTGTYLMPRMIGLFRQKFPEVSVQLQIHSTRRTGWSVANGQIDIAIIGGQLPLELNESLQVIPFATDELALVLPTKHPLAKSKELKKEDLYSLRFITLDNQSTTRKVLDKLLSSSGLDVQRLHIEMELNSLEAIKNAVQSDLGAAFLPVVSIERELSGGSIHRPIVADLEVKRELKVITNPGRYSSRAAEAFTKDILPLFASSFSPLFNAKN
- a CDS encoding DUF3172 domain-containing protein, coding for MNQGPYNRRPSPRRRSDLARRQEGNRFNYRKDSNVRDQYESRGSRFKSSGPSDGGGGGGIKINSNSIAILAGVLVIGVGIGSLITSTTSGGQGNIASQQQLDMAVPDPDFCRQYGASAFVIDIEMYTTLNPSTSFVTQPALQPGCVIRRENWTVLQKQGAINNEDVRECKQRMNTFAYIGSIRDQPIVRCVYQADVNENKFIIKGAEEDAVGINKEAIQF
- a CDS encoding NnrU family protein, yielding MTFSDTHGSSFWMILLLFFFAVIHSGGAALRVKAESVIGARAWRLIFALASIPSAVILVGYFISHRYDGVRFWNFQGASGLIPLIWILSAISFLFLYPATYNLLEIPAVLKPKVRIYATGIIRVTRHPQAIGQIIWCFAHLLWIGTSFTLVTCLGLIAHHLFAIWHGDRRLTLKFGKEFEEVKQKTSIIPFLAVLDGRQKLQIKEFLRPSQMGILIAVIFFWWSHKFISVGAQRFLSFDLTELLARIA